Sequence from the Paenibacillus riograndensis SBR5 genome:
TAGGCTCTATTCAGATCAAAATCGGCCCAAAGCAATTCGATTAAAGTTGCTTTGCTGACCACTTTGCCGCGATGATGAAGAAGATAAAAAAAGATTTCCTGCGCTTTCGCCGTTCTCCATTGAAGCGGTGCACGTTCCTGCGTTCCTTCATATATCCTGAATTCGTCGAACATTAAGAACTTCCAATTTTTAGGTTTCGCTGTTGAAGAAGCCGCTATCCCGGCCTTCAGATGGGAATTCAATCTCTGAACCGTAAGACTGAGGCGGTCCGGATGAACCGGTTTCAGCACATAATCGAGCGCATTGAGCTCAAACGCTTTAATCGCATATTCATCATATGCCGTGACAAATACAACCTGCAGACTAGGCTTGTGTTCCAACAGCATTTCAGCCAGCTCGATCCCGTTCAGCTCCGGAATATGGATATCCAGAAATACGATATCGATATCCGTCTCTTCCACCATTTGTTTCCCCTGAAGCGGGTCGGTATATTTGCCGGCAATTTCAAAATCGCCGAGCATCAGCAGCTGGTGCTCCAAATATTTCAACGCCAATTCTTCATCGTCAATCAGGATTGCTTTCATTCGGATCTCCTTCACAACGGGTAAATCGGTACAACCGTATGTTCATTATACTTCAAATTGTAATGATTTGGGGGTTGAAGGAAAATAACCTCTCCTTCAACCCCCATAGTTTATTCTGAGACCAGTTGTTCCTTCTGTTCACCGTCAATCCGGTATTTATGATCAATCACGGCTTCCTGGATATCCCGGTATGCCCAATGGCTGCCGGAAACATCCGGGAACTTGGTGGCATCCGCTCCATACAACGGACCCCGGTCAAACATCTGATTAACCATTACTACAGCTTCAGCCCGGGTCAGATAGGCATTCGGTTTGAAGCTGCCGTCAGGGTATCCCTTGAATAGGCCAGCCGTCAGGTTGGCTTCGATCACCGATTGCGCCCAGTGCCCGGCCGTATCGTTGAAGCTGGACTTGCCGTCTGCCGATACCGCAAGTTTCATGTAATTGGCGGCAACGGCTGCCATCTCCGCTCTCGTGATCGGCGCAGCCGCCCGGAACTGTCCGTTCGGATCGCCCTTCATAATACCCTGTGCGTTAACAAAAGCGATGGCTCTTGCAGCATAATGCCGTACAGCCACATCCCCGAAAGGAAGACTGCCAACAGCCGCATTGGCATCGTACCCCAGATTTCTGGCGATCATAAGCGCCATCTGTGCACGCGTTACTTGTTCGTCCGGCTTGAATTCGCCGTCCGGGAATCCGACGATGTACGCTCCGTGTGAAGCGGCAGCCTGATTATTGAAGTTGATGATTGTAAAGGTGCTGAACTTCGTTACCGAAAATTCCAGCCCAAGCAATCCCTCTTTGTAGGTGACGGCCTTTCCTTTTACGACTTCTTTCTGGCCGTCGGTATGCTCGATGAAGATGCCCAGCTGCGCCAGGAACGCATTGCGCTCCGCTTCATTCGCAGGCAGTTTCACATCTTTAAGCG
This genomic interval carries:
- a CDS encoding response regulator gives rise to the protein MKAILIDDEELALKYLEHQLLMLGDFEIAGKYTDPLQGKQMVEETDIDIVFLDIHIPELNGIELAEMLLEHKPSLQVVFVTAYDEYAIKAFELNALDYVLKPVHPDRLSLTVQRLNSHLKAGIAASSTAKPKNWKFLMFDEFRIYEGTQERAPLQWRTAKAQEIFFYLLHHRGKVVSKATLIELLWADFDLNRAYSQLYTAVYHIRRMLEPFSRDRILLQNTADGYLLKLEGIYLDVDEFDRFVKAGMELSKDTVSEYERILKLFKSEYLEGYDYVWAELERQRFQLQWIRLKQNLVHWYVKSEDLEQAFKHIEHICSRYPLEEQAQLLYLKICDRMGFHFLVQRQYALLETIMEAELSEKPNQEIVKWYKDWEKKRQKG